The Delphinus delphis chromosome 13, mDelDel1.2, whole genome shotgun sequence DNA window GTTTATGCCCGCGAGCAGAAATTgctcctctcctctgccccaccAGTGAGGCCTGAGCAGCCAGCCACAGAGGGAGGGTGGGTGTGCCTTCCTTTCCTGCTCCCACGAGGCACCAACTCCTCATGGATCCCCCATGAGGACCCCTGGATCATGGGACTGTCAGTGCAGCAGAAAGAGCCACGGGCTGAGATTCAGAAGGCCCAGTTCTGTGCTGTGGAGACCCTGGATggagtgaccctgggcaagtcactgtcCTCTCTTAGCCTCGACTCTCctatctgtcaaatgggaatggTGCCATGGCAAAGGGCTAAATGACCTCCATCTGCAATGCCCGCTGCAGCATCTGGCGCAGAGAAGAGCCTCTTCCTGGTCTGGCTTCTTGCCCCGTGGGCCCTCCCCCCCCACACCTGGGAATCTGCTCCACCCAATTCCCTACAGCTCCCCTGAAGTTTCCAGACTTTAAATAGTAACAAAGGAGTTGCAGCTAGAAGGGAGCTCTCAGGCCTAGAGAGGAAAAGTGACTCGTGCTGGGTCCACCCACGAGCCAGGGGCCTCTTGCTCCCCGCCCACATCACGTTCATTGGTACTGGAGAGCGAATGAGCAGGAGGCACTAGGATCAAGGCCCCTGGGCAGCGGGGTCTTTTTCTTGGAGCCCACCATTTAAGggctcttggcctcagtttcccattgcTGGGATAGGACACATGCTCCCTGCCCTGCCGACATCCCGCACTCTCTTCCCCAGTCCTTTCCGGCCTGGGGCCAGGGGCCCTCCCTAGCTGCAAGGCCTGGCACGCAGCAACCTGATTCCTCAGATGGGTGTGCCAGTCCCCCCAGGGCAGCTGGGAGGCAgtgaggtggggggtgggcatAGACCACGCCTGGCCTCATCTACAGCCCTGGGGGATTGGGGAGCAGGTATCACCCCATTTCCCAGGGGAAGAAAcagagcccagagaggtcaaggtcttggctcagggtcacacagcaagtcagccAAGAGCTGGGCCTAGACCTGGGGTTCATGCCTCCCCACCCATagccccccatccccccagctcTGGCCTGTCTCCAAAATCCACATTCCTGAGAAATGCGCCTCTTTGGAGAAGGTCTGCCTCCTCCTCGGCCAGCTGCCTCCCTCAGCCTGCCCTGGGGAGGGTGCCCAGCTCCTTCACCCCACCCTTCTCTGGCGGGCACCAAACCACAGCCTCAAACATACTCGAGGAATTTCTTGGGGAACTCAGCCTCCTGGCTGAGCTAGAGGCTTGGGGTCAGCCCCTGGGTCAACCTCCAATTAGGAAAATGGGAGGTACCTAGCAGAGGGGAAGTGAGGGAAGACCCCAGACTGGAAAGTGCTGGGTCTGTTTGCTGTTGGTCCAGCGGGACAGTTACTCATAGCTACTCTCTCTACTGTGGGCAGGAGGTGACCCTGAGGGGAGGGCATTTGGTTAGACTGTGAGGAAGGCAGGGAGCATCACCACGCCATTCTACGCccctctgaggctcagagagatcaagCAACCTGCCCAAGTCACACCGCTAGTGGGGAGGCAGGTccatctccccccacctcccccgctGGCTCCAGAAGGGAAGGCAGCGTCCACCCCACTGGGCGGCGGGGCTTTCATCAACCCTGAAGGCTGTGAACTGGGAtggataaatatttacagagtttTTCTGGCCCTGCCAACAGCAGTCCGGGGATAAACACATCGGAGGCGACCCCAGATGCTCCCTGCATATCTGCAGCGTGACAGACAACGGCCCAGCTCAGACCCAGACCCAACTGACACCGCACGAGCGGCAAAGTAGCAGCTGCAGGTGACGTCTCCAGTGTGCCTGGCTGAGCCCTCTCCTGGCCTCACCTCATATACTCTTCAGCCCAGCAGCGGGCACTCttgcctcccacccacccagacAAGACTGGGGTCGGGGGTGCTGAGGCTCCAGAGGGCTCACCTAGGGTCACGtggttcaaacccaggtctctccTATACCCGAACCCCATGGATTCAACAGCTACCCAGGGTGATTTCTGACTCTGCCCCAAGGTCTAGGGGAccaggaggggctgggaaagAGGCAGGGTCCCTGGACTGGGGTGCCCACCACCCCTTCTGTCCTCTCCTGCTCCTATagccagggcaggggagggcagagctggCGTGGCTGGACAGAGGGGCCCAGACTGGCCAGACCTCCCTCCTCACTGGACTCTACCTGCCACCTCCCTAATGCTCCCATCCCTGCCTGGGCTGGCTGGATGCTCAGCTGGGCATCTGAGTGGGCTGGGTACCCAGCGGGCTCTGGGCCTGCAGTTGCCCAGGCTGTGACACCAGGCCCACCTGGCCGCCCCTGGGACTGGTCCCCCCAAGCACCAGCCGGAGGGGAGGGTGCAGTTTTCCCAGGCACACACAGGCTGTCACACATGCCgggccctccttcctctccagatcacaccttcctctcccttccctgtctgACCCTACGCCCTGCTCTCTGAGGGTCTCGACTCCCTGCTCTCGGCCCCTTCTTTCTCACCCAACTCATATAACACACACTAGCTCTCACACTCATGCTGCCTCCTGGCTCCACGCTCCCCAATATCACCACTCTCAGGTGCCAGGCGGTGGCGCCTCCTCCAGGCTCAGACCCCATTTCCCGGCAAAGGCTGCCCTCCCCAGCGCTTCCTTAACCCTCCAGCCTGGAGGTGTGCTCACGGAGGCCACACATCTGGAGGCTGACGCCAGTCTGAGACCTGCTGGGCTTTGTCCCTGCAGTGAATAGGGGGCCCTGTAGCCACTCCCGCTGtacctcccccaacacacaccccaGTATCTCGGCCGGGCCGCCGAGGAGCAGGTCCCAGAGCTGGGAGGGGGGTGCGGAGTCCCGCTCACCAGCCTGAGCGATCCCGGCGCAGGCTCCACTTGCACACCTCCAGGGACGGGAAACTCACTATCTATCACGCCCCCAGGGACCCAGACAACTTTTCGGGTAACGGGCCGCGCCGGGCCACCCCGGGCATCCCCGTGGGTCCAGCTCGGCCACCGGGCCCAGCCCGCGTGCCCGGCGCCCCTCGGTGGGGGGTGGCCAGCCGGCGGCGGGCACTCACCGGCGACCGCGGGGCCCGGgccagcagcggcggcggcgggagcagcagcagcagcagcgggagCAGGAGGGCGCGCGGGGCCGCGCCGCGGAGCCGGGCGGCCCAAGCCATCCGCCCCGGGGctgctgggcctgctgggccGCGCCGGCCGCCGCCCCTTATAgcctccgccccgcccccgcccgcccggccccgcccccgcgtcTTTTGTTCTGCACTCGCCCCGTGCTGGCGGccagggtgggggaggtgggcgGGGAGGGCTGGCCAGGCGGGGACCGGCCCGCAGACCCAGTCCTTCCCGGGCGGGCCGGCCCTGCGGTCTCAGGGGCCTGGTGCTGGGGGACCCTGGCCAGCCGGTGCtgctccgggcctcagtttccccgatGCGGTGGAGAGTCTGAGAGGCGCCGCGTTTCACTCCTCCCCCTCCTGACCAGGCCACCTTTGGAAGGCGCATCCCTAGCTGGTCTCCCTGGGGgcctgacctctgacctcctgTTAGCCTGTGACAGGTGGCGGTACCCACGGGCAAGTTCTGCCactcctcagagcctcagctgaTCCATCTGGAAGATGGCACTATAGCCCCTGTGAGGAAAGGGATATTAAAGTGTGCcccagaggaaactgaggcatatggAGGCGGCTGGCCAGGACCCCAGCTTGGCGCAGAACCATAGACaattatagatggggaaactgaagccctaAGAGGGAGGGACGAGATCAGGCTTTTCCAAACCAGCAGGCAGGCAGAGGGGTCAGAAGGCCCTCTAGCTGGTCAGCTGGAGGCAGGGTACGGTCAGAAAGCCATGGGGGGCAGTGTCTGAGTGGGGCACTGGGGGCCCAGGCTGCCCCTTGGTCAGGGACTAACAGGCTCCTCTGGCCCCCTCCGGCCCAGCTTCCTGAGACCGAGGATAAGTAGGTGAGAATCAGAGGAGGGGGTGATGACCACACTCTGGAAGGGATCCTCCAGGCTCATATACTCTCTGTGATGACCAGGGACCTCACCAGCTTGCCAGGCAATCCGCTCCATCATGGGCAATGCTGGGGAGCCAGGACACAGGCGGTGGCTCCCGTCCTGGCGGGCGGGGTGCTGAGCTGCCTCAGTGTGAGGCTGTGGGCACCCGTCCTGGGCCTAAGAAGGGAGGAGgcggtgtggggagggggaggagagggacacTGGCTGACTCAGTCCTCCCTCCGGGTTCCAGTCCGGGGAGCCTTCACAGCTTCTCCAGAGAGGCTCTACAGAGACCCCTAGAGGGCAAGGAGAGGAAAGACAGCAGTGATTTTTACTACCTGGGCTGTTtgccatctttttctttaaagtgatctacttttaaaaattgaaatgccTACTTCAGCCTCATTTTAGCCACATTGGTCAAGAAGTCATAAATTTAACGCAGAGCGGTTTGGTCGTTAGTCGGAGGAGCTTCTTCCATTAGTTCGGAGACTGCGGCTCTTCATTGGGCAGCAGGAGCGGTGCGGCTGTCGGAGAAGCGGCGAACTTAGGCATTGGGTGAAAGAAATTGGCCCGAACCAAGCAGCCTGCTCGTAAGTCCACGGGTGGCAAAGCGCCCCGCAAACAGCTGGCCACTAAAGCGGCCAGGAAAAGCGCCCCCTCTACCGGCGGGGTGAAAAAACCTCATCGCTACAGGCCCGGGACTCTTGGGCTTCGAGAAATCCGTTGTTACCAGAAATCCACCGAGCTTCTGATCCGGAAGCTGCCTTTCCAGAGGTTGGTGAGGGAGATCGCCCAGGATTTCAAAACCAACTTGAGGTTCCTGAGTGTCGCCATTGGTGCGCTTCAGGAGGCTAGTGAAGTGTACCTGGTGGGTTTATTTGAAGATAGTAATTTGTGTGCCATCCACGCTAAGGGAGTCACCATCATGCCCAAAGACATCCAGTTGGCTCGCCGGATACGGGGAGAGAGAGCTTAAGTGAAGGCAGTTTTTATGGTGTTTTGTAGTAAATTCTGTAAAATACTTTAATTTGTgactttttttgtaaaaattgtttataatatGTTGCATTTGTACTTAACTCATTCCGTCTTTCACTCAGGATGAATGCAAAAAGTGACTGTTCACAGATCTCAGTGATGTGAGCACTGTTGCTCAGGAGTGACAAGTTGCTAGTATGTAGAAGGGATGGGTGATATTTCTTGCTTCTCATGATGCATGTTTCTGTATGTTAATGACTTGTTGGGTAGCTATTAAGGTACTAGAATTGATAAATGTGTACAGGGTCCTTTTGCAATAAAACTGGTTATGACTTGAAAAAACTCATAGATTTGATGAGCTAATTGTATGTTTTTTTCCGATACACATGAAAATATagacagtaaaaatatttgtgtaaaaaaaaaaatatatatatatatttgtgtaactACCTTAAGTGGTCTTGAGTGCCTCCAGGGGAGCATGGCCTTGCTTTGCGGAACCACAGTCCACCTGTCATGGGAGCTCAAGTAACAACCTCCCACGTTGTAGGCCGCAGTGGAGAGCCATGGTTACAGCAAGCTGGGCTGGTCACAGAGGGCTTCCTGCAGGAGGAGGACCCTGATCAGCCTAGGAGGG harbors:
- the LOC132436427 gene encoding histone H3.3A-like, translated to KKLARTKQPARKSTGGKAPRKQLATKAARKSAPSTGGVKKPHRYRPGTLGLREIRCYQKSTELLIRKLPFQRLVREIAQDFKTNLRFLSVAIGALQEASEVYLVGLFEDSNLCAIHAKGVTIMPKDIQLARRIRGERA